A genome region from Phaeobacter sp. A36a-5a includes the following:
- a CDS encoding TniB family NTP-binding protein: MMKSNRIIQAAQRIAVLKGRFIHHERYTPLAASFEMLVEKRLADLSAGMVNEAHGLALARPSGAGKSAAIEFLLGGQIRRLADEGYGKTTIISLRVPSPATLKFLGQTLLCALGYQISSERQAWYIWDLVRHHLKERRVLFVHLDEAQDLVSRGTKHELNAVASMLKTLMTDKDWPVGIILSRTNELEDILNHDPQLARRMKTTRFESLSPTAHGEDVVDLLESFCERAQLGPEEDVLELTQGERLVHAAANQFGLVIELILAAIEDALLQEQKTPNRNNFVRAYHLRTSCDPEFNPFVVPDFLRIEARQVFTRENRT, from the coding sequence ATGATGAAGAGTAATCGCATCATCCAAGCTGCTCAGCGTATTGCAGTGCTGAAAGGCCGCTTCATTCACCACGAACGCTACACCCCGCTCGCCGCCAGCTTCGAAATGCTGGTCGAAAAGCGGCTCGCCGACTTATCGGCTGGCATGGTCAATGAAGCCCACGGGCTCGCTCTCGCGAGGCCATCAGGCGCAGGAAAAAGTGCCGCCATCGAATTTCTGCTGGGCGGTCAAATCCGAAGGCTAGCCGACGAGGGTTATGGGAAGACTACGATCATCAGCTTGCGGGTGCCCTCACCCGCAACACTGAAATTCTTGGGGCAGACCCTGCTGTGCGCACTCGGTTACCAGATCAGCTCTGAGCGGCAGGCTTGGTACATATGGGACTTGGTGCGCCACCATCTTAAGGAGCGGCGCGTTCTTTTCGTCCATCTCGACGAGGCCCAAGACCTCGTATCGCGAGGAACCAAACATGAACTCAACGCAGTCGCATCGATGCTCAAGACACTGATGACGGACAAGGACTGGCCTGTCGGGATCATCCTTTCACGCACCAACGAATTGGAGGATATCCTGAATCACGATCCCCAGTTGGCAAGGCGGATGAAAACGACACGCTTCGAGAGTCTTTCTCCGACCGCCCATGGCGAAGACGTCGTCGATCTTCTGGAGAGTTTCTGCGAACGGGCTCAGCTTGGTCCTGAGGAAGATGTTCTTGAGCTGACGCAGGGAGAGCGTCTCGTGCATGCCGCCGCCAACCAATTTGGCCTCGTCATCGAGCTCATTCTGGCCGCCATCGAAGACGCCTTGCTTCAAGAACAGAAAACACCGAACCGAAACAACTTCGTAAGGGCATACCATCTGCGCACGTCCTGCGATCCGGAGTTCAACCCATTCGTCGTGCCGGATTTCCTTCGAATTGAAGCACGACAGGTGTTCACACGGGAGAACCGAACATGA
- a CDS encoding TniQ family protein, whose protein sequence is MMFSTIKALPLNVKFHQGETATSLASRLARRNGVPSMALFVSDFGIDYLGLTNGCQEDCARLAALAGIEPAALQRSTPELVSPGWFRLGQEEIKFTAFSRTALMGCPQCLHDTMHDTDAAHFGLWQLTSIRTCATHNCHLVSLPKAPGTRDRFDFIHLISGFSPPEPQGANEHDLVFERYLRNRIEEGPGNSWLDRLPFHVAAQTCEGFGLLLTRGAKARRETTTAAQWAAAGTAGFEVLRHGPDAFRQKLKDIQRAHPIDNTLYRTRYRVFFEWLRHRDDDPQFDVIRYLVREFIFRNFPISEGSIVLGHPCPEQYVHSLSTARSRYGLSGWKLARRLASMGLAERNASGQGFVLNAYVPTAIINDIATDFDTLLNATEAGKYLGVERFMMAKLTKPGLVEKYFDEKNASPMYHPRDLDGFLGKLRARADLPQTDDLLDIATASHRVRIPTERVIEIILRNQIPLGVANHATPRFPDFRVSLDMLREVIATDHEGTVRPTRAAKILGINIRTIRSLMDTGVLKFREVEELKSGRIRRYVCAKSMEQFSKSHISVVDLAAKNERLPGVEAVIQLDRGAKPLPLDPRANMIFRRSDVL, encoded by the coding sequence ATGATGTTCTCAACAATCAAGGCGCTACCGCTGAATGTGAAATTCCATCAGGGGGAAACCGCAACATCACTTGCGTCCCGCCTCGCACGCCGGAATGGCGTGCCAAGCATGGCCCTGTTCGTCTCCGATTTCGGGATCGACTATCTCGGCCTGACCAATGGGTGCCAAGAAGACTGTGCGCGACTGGCCGCACTAGCTGGTATCGAGCCTGCTGCGCTCCAACGGAGCACGCCAGAGCTTGTCTCTCCCGGCTGGTTCCGGCTAGGGCAGGAGGAAATCAAGTTCACGGCCTTCAGCCGGACAGCTCTCATGGGCTGTCCACAATGCCTGCATGACACTATGCACGATACTGATGCTGCGCACTTCGGGTTATGGCAGCTGACTTCGATCCGGACCTGCGCCACGCACAACTGCCACCTTGTTTCGTTGCCCAAGGCGCCTGGAACAAGGGACAGGTTCGATTTCATCCATCTGATTTCCGGCTTTTCCCCGCCCGAACCGCAGGGTGCAAACGAACACGACCTGGTCTTCGAACGCTATCTGAGGAACAGGATTGAGGAAGGTCCAGGAAACTCGTGGCTAGACCGCCTGCCGTTCCATGTCGCGGCACAAACCTGTGAAGGGTTCGGGCTGCTGCTGACAAGAGGTGCCAAGGCACGGCGGGAAACAACAACCGCCGCCCAATGGGCTGCTGCTGGCACAGCGGGGTTTGAAGTGCTGCGTCACGGGCCCGATGCTTTCAGGCAGAAACTAAAGGACATCCAGCGTGCCCATCCAATCGACAACACGCTCTACCGGACCCGCTACCGCGTCTTCTTCGAATGGCTGCGCCATCGTGACGACGATCCTCAGTTCGATGTGATCCGCTATCTGGTCCGGGAGTTCATCTTCCGCAACTTCCCGATCTCGGAAGGTTCGATTGTCCTGGGCCATCCATGCCCGGAGCAGTACGTTCACTCGCTATCAACTGCACGATCAAGGTACGGCCTGTCTGGCTGGAAGCTTGCCCGGCGATTGGCTTCGATGGGCCTGGCGGAACGGAATGCTTCCGGCCAGGGTTTTGTGCTGAACGCCTATGTACCTACGGCAATCATCAATGACATCGCGACAGACTTCGACACCCTTCTGAACGCGACCGAAGCAGGCAAATATCTCGGCGTCGAGCGCTTCATGATGGCCAAACTGACGAAGCCAGGGCTGGTCGAGAAGTACTTCGACGAGAAGAATGCCTCGCCGATGTACCACCCCCGCGATCTCGATGGCTTTCTCGGCAAGCTGAGGGCGCGCGCCGATCTTCCACAGACGGACGATCTGCTCGACATCGCGACGGCTTCGCACCGGGTTCGGATACCGACCGAACGGGTGATCGAAATCATTCTGAGAAACCAGATTCCGCTGGGCGTCGCCAACCATGCCACCCCACGCTTCCCAGATTTCCGTGTTTCGCTCGACATGCTGCGTGAGGTCATCGCCACGGATCACGAGGGGACCGTTCGCCCGACCCGTGCCGCCAAGATCCTCGGCATCAACATTCGAACGATACGGAGCCTGATGGACACAGGTGTTCTGAAGTTCCGCGAGGTTGAGGAGCTGAAGAGCGGGCGCATAAGGAGGTACGTCTGCGCCAAGTCAATGGAGCAGTTTTCCAAGAGCCATATCTCGGTGGTCGACCTGGCAGCGAAGAACGAGCGGTTGCCAGGCGTCGAGGCTGTGATCCAGCTTGATCGCGGGGCGAAGCCGCTACCATTGGACCCACGCGCCAACATGATTTTCAGGCGAAGCGACGTTCTCTGA
- a CDS encoding Mu transposase C-terminal domain-containing protein, producing the protein MTLRFRFSNTDMITTAGVAMRPLEINDAGGTFERVGQPGITEAFSHQELAEMMRRPDTTYFAGYFDRAAQQIRRSKPVEVISELPEKVSRLVIWRKAFCDAFLALEAAGDIKRTQEAYDQARARLGAETQRLVGEAAAAPKKARPGEEITIRGIPGSRTAFQWVRAYQASSYSPLALIPDTYRSGTRDRRWCPHAEALMNQVVEIYADTQRPTRVQAIKETQALFKEENRRRADAGAAPLVIPSASSIQRRLDMADPFYLYAKRHGAAAAAAHFTLFSIGPDVVRPIERVEMDENRLDVISLLTLTGIWSHLPRERQERFETGRRWLYIAIDCATKCVVSMRLAETPNSDDAIRALRDIFEDKTHLAQAAACESTWHHHGGIGTLVSDMGPAFVSDDFQGTVSSLAITAHLPHAGRPWLRGFIESFFRTLGHQLMPLLAGRTFFHTVERGDYPSETLACLCDNDLIKILLTYIVDIYHNQPHGSLKGETPNAAWARLVSKHGTPPVPDGLTIRKAFRRPLIRKLRGDGVMFAGLTYSCEVLREAFLHSPTREVEIRADLHDIGWIAVRVGATWYPAMANQPGFDGITFEQLREGIRSVRHKHKRGVELDAPKVQRAIEKISEANRRAFALRELTPFHVTDEEVERSQAALHYPIRSDEMRLGQITPSTNLLDDAISITPRNGQSEAEAPVSKPSDPPEQRERRKRWRFDDEE; encoded by the coding sequence ATGACCCTTCGTTTCCGTTTCTCAAACACTGACATGATCACCACGGCGGGCGTCGCCATGCGCCCCCTGGAGATCAACGATGCAGGCGGCACCTTCGAGCGCGTTGGGCAGCCGGGAATCACTGAGGCTTTCTCCCACCAGGAGCTTGCCGAGATGATGCGCCGGCCCGACACGACCTATTTCGCGGGGTATTTTGACCGGGCGGCGCAGCAAATTCGCCGGAGCAAGCCGGTAGAAGTCATCAGCGAACTGCCGGAGAAAGTCAGTCGGCTGGTGATCTGGCGAAAGGCGTTCTGTGACGCTTTCCTCGCCCTCGAAGCCGCGGGCGACATCAAACGCACGCAAGAAGCCTATGACCAAGCCCGAGCACGGCTCGGAGCGGAAACACAGAGGCTTGTCGGCGAAGCTGCCGCTGCTCCCAAGAAAGCACGGCCGGGCGAGGAAATCACGATACGAGGCATTCCCGGCAGCCGAACCGCGTTTCAGTGGGTGCGCGCCTATCAGGCGTCGAGCTATTCGCCCCTCGCGCTCATCCCTGACACCTACCGCTCTGGAACCCGAGACCGACGCTGGTGTCCCCACGCCGAAGCCCTGATGAACCAGGTCGTGGAAATCTATGCTGACACGCAGCGCCCAACGCGGGTGCAAGCGATCAAGGAAACCCAAGCCCTCTTCAAGGAGGAAAATCGACGACGCGCAGATGCGGGCGCCGCTCCTTTGGTAATTCCGTCTGCTTCGAGCATCCAGCGCCGCCTGGATATGGCAGACCCATTCTACCTCTATGCCAAGCGGCACGGCGCAGCCGCTGCAGCGGCTCATTTCACGCTGTTCAGTATCGGGCCAGACGTTGTCCGCCCGATAGAGCGCGTCGAGATGGACGAGAACCGGCTCGACGTCATCTCTCTTCTGACCCTGACCGGGATTTGGAGCCACCTCCCCCGCGAACGGCAAGAGCGCTTCGAGACCGGACGCCGCTGGCTCTACATCGCAATCGATTGTGCCACGAAATGCGTCGTCTCTATGCGGTTGGCTGAGACCCCCAACTCCGACGACGCGATCCGCGCGCTGCGCGACATCTTCGAGGACAAGACGCACCTTGCTCAAGCAGCGGCATGCGAAAGCACTTGGCACCATCACGGTGGGATAGGAACACTTGTCTCGGATATGGGGCCGGCCTTCGTTTCCGATGATTTTCAGGGAACGGTGAGCTCACTCGCGATCACCGCCCATCTCCCTCATGCAGGGCGTCCCTGGCTCAGAGGGTTCATCGAGTCATTCTTTCGCACGCTGGGGCATCAGCTCATGCCATTGCTGGCAGGGCGCACGTTTTTCCATACCGTGGAGCGCGGTGACTATCCCTCAGAAACGCTGGCCTGTCTTTGCGATAACGATCTAATCAAGATTCTGCTGACCTACATCGTTGATATCTACCACAATCAACCGCATGGGTCGCTCAAGGGGGAAACGCCGAATGCAGCCTGGGCGCGGCTTGTTTCGAAACATGGTACACCGCCGGTTCCTGACGGACTTACCATACGCAAAGCATTCAGGCGTCCATTGATCCGCAAATTGCGTGGTGATGGGGTCATGTTCGCGGGCCTGACCTATAGTTGCGAAGTACTACGAGAAGCCTTTCTTCACTCACCAACACGAGAGGTCGAGATCAGGGCGGATTTACATGACATTGGGTGGATTGCCGTCCGTGTCGGCGCGACCTGGTATCCCGCCATGGCCAACCAACCTGGCTTTGACGGGATCACCTTCGAACAGCTCCGCGAAGGCATACGGTCTGTGCGCCACAAGCATAAGCGTGGCGTCGAATTGGATGCCCCCAAGGTTCAGCGCGCCATCGAGAAAATTTCCGAGGCCAACCGACGGGCCTTCGCGCTTCGCGAACTGACGCCGTTCCATGTGACTGACGAAGAGGTAGAGCGGTCTCAAGCTGCACTGCACTACCCGATCCGTTCCGACGAAATGCGATTGGGGCAGATTACGCCCAGCACAAATCTGCTCGATGATGCGATTTCCATTACCCCGCGCAACGGCCAGAGCGAAGCGGAAGCGCCGGTCAGCAAACCATCCGATCCGCCAGAACAGCGCGAGCGTCGTAAGCGTTGGAGGTTCGATGATGAAGAGTAA
- a CDS encoding SDR family oxidoreductase, whose protein sequence is MKTILITGASSGIGEATARHFQAQGWNVIATMRSADSTGELAALDNVHLARLDVTDPASIAAAVKQGIERFGRIDVLLNNAGYGAYGALEAFSMERIRRQFDTNVIGLLEVTKSVLPHMRENRSGTIINISSIGGQITFPLGTLYHGTKFAVEGLSEALHYELEPLGIRVRIVEPGMIRTNFGGSSFDFALDDSLPDYAPTAEAMGRVFSRLASSPSAPATVAEVIWGAANDSGDRLRFRAGPDAVALLDQRHQQDDATFIGGIKELMKP, encoded by the coding sequence ATGAAAACCATTCTGATTACGGGCGCCTCGTCGGGTATCGGCGAAGCCACTGCCAGACACTTTCAGGCGCAGGGCTGGAATGTCATCGCGACCATGCGAAGCGCCGACAGCACGGGCGAGCTGGCGGCACTCGACAACGTCCATCTGGCGCGGCTGGATGTGACCGACCCGGCGTCGATTGCAGCGGCGGTCAAACAGGGCATTGAGCGTTTTGGCCGAATTGATGTGCTGCTCAACAATGCAGGCTATGGCGCCTATGGCGCGCTTGAGGCGTTTTCGATGGAGCGGATCCGGCGCCAGTTCGACACCAATGTGATCGGGTTGCTGGAAGTGACCAAGTCCGTGTTGCCGCATATGCGGGAGAACCGGTCAGGCACGATCATCAATATCTCCTCCATCGGCGGACAGATCACATTCCCGCTCGGCACGCTTTATCATGGCACAAAATTCGCTGTCGAAGGTCTATCGGAAGCGCTGCATTACGAACTGGAACCGCTGGGCATCCGGGTTCGGATTGTCGAGCCGGGCATGATCAGAACGAATTTCGGTGGCAGCTCCTTTGATTTTGCACTGGATGACAGCCTGCCTGACTATGCGCCCACGGCTGAGGCCATGGGGCGGGTGTTCAGCAGGCTGGCCTCCAGCCCGTCTGCCCCTGCAACCGTCGCCGAAGTGATCTGGGGGGCCGCCAATGACAGCGGCGACCGTCTGCGCTTTCGGGCCGGGCCAGATGCTGTTGCGCTTCTGGATCAGCGGCATCAGCAGGATGACGCCACATTTATCGGTGGCATCAAGGAGCTGATGAAACCATAG
- a CDS encoding helix-turn-helix domain-containing protein: MSHTVNPAHERLKMELRLRGKPIASVARELEVLRSTVTLVSQGLRRSLKIEKALADAVETTPAELFPDRYPAEEDSAASKS, translated from the coding sequence ATGTCACACACAGTGAACCCAGCTCATGAACGCCTGAAAATGGAGCTACGGCTACGTGGCAAGCCCATTGCCTCGGTCGCCCGCGAGCTCGAAGTTCTGCGTTCGACGGTTACGCTGGTCAGCCAAGGTCTGCGCAGGTCTTTGAAAATCGAAAAAGCCCTTGCCGATGCTGTCGAGACAACACCGGCCGAGCTCTTCCCCGACCGTTATCCAGCAGAGGAGGACAGCGCGGCAAGTAAATCCTGA
- a CDS encoding TnsA endonuclease N-terminal domain-containing protein — MNDNLIYREPEPSHATRIPARRSKGSLRGSMVAMLPGFQRPRVIYFESAPEYAFLCLMLVRDDVHHIREQPPAISYVGADGQSAQHVFDFLVTKKDGERVAVAIKPMRRALKLNFASELEAVAAAVPKTFADRISLVTDHHIDKSAAAEAARTLAWARPSLTEVAA; from the coding sequence ATGAACGACAATCTGATCTACCGCGAGCCGGAGCCGAGCCACGCGACACGTATACCTGCACGCCGGTCCAAGGGCAGCCTGCGCGGCTCGATGGTTGCCATGCTACCTGGCTTCCAGCGCCCGCGCGTCATCTACTTCGAGAGCGCGCCCGAATACGCCTTTCTTTGCCTGATGCTGGTGCGAGACGACGTGCACCATATTCGGGAACAGCCACCAGCGATCTCATACGTAGGTGCCGATGGCCAGTCGGCGCAGCATGTCTTCGACTTCCTTGTCACGAAGAAGGATGGTGAGCGTGTCGCGGTGGCGATCAAACCCATGCGACGTGCCCTGAAGCTGAATTTTGCGTCGGAGCTCGAGGCAGTTGCGGCCGCGGTCCCCAAAACCTTTGCGGACCGCATCTCGCTCGTAACCGATCACCACATCGACAAGAGCGCGGCTGCAGAAGCAGCCCGAACACTCGCTTGGGCACGCCCCTCTCTGACGGAGGTGGCCGCATGA
- a CDS encoding AraC family transcriptional regulator has translation MAKQSLYAQVTAILDRSGVRDGAIHHDASNTHMLRLHASTGLESTVYRPLLCLILQGAKSVGSNHRTLTVSAGQSLVVSHTLPVISRITQASAEHPYTALVFPLDLDVLRSLASAVPPASISTPCDPFSICLCDTDPGLEDALSRYLNQCEGAETAKMLAPITAREVHARLLIGQHAAGLQRLLWHQSTASRIHLATRDLQANLSQTIAIGELADRIGMSNSAFFEQFKAVTGTSPLQYQKDLRLLKARDALRSTDAKVSEIAFSVGYESSAQFSREYSRKFGRSPRQDRDTATPT, from the coding sequence ATGGCCAAGCAGAGTCTATACGCACAGGTGACCGCGATACTGGATCGGTCGGGGGTCAGGGATGGCGCGATACACCACGACGCCAGCAACACGCATATGCTGCGCCTCCACGCCAGCACAGGGCTGGAGTCGACCGTCTACAGACCTTTGTTATGTCTGATTCTGCAGGGCGCAAAATCCGTCGGCTCAAACCACAGAACCCTCACCGTCAGCGCGGGCCAGTCCCTCGTGGTCAGCCATACACTCCCGGTCATCTCGCGCATCACCCAGGCATCGGCCGAACACCCCTACACGGCACTTGTCTTCCCACTGGACCTGGATGTGCTGCGGTCTCTGGCATCTGCGGTGCCGCCCGCCTCGATATCCACTCCTTGCGACCCGTTTTCGATCTGCCTGTGTGATACCGATCCCGGCCTTGAGGACGCCCTCTCGCGCTATCTCAACCAATGCGAGGGGGCTGAGACAGCAAAAATGCTGGCCCCGATCACCGCCCGCGAAGTCCACGCTAGGTTGCTGATCGGGCAGCACGCGGCTGGTCTGCAACGGCTGCTCTGGCACCAAAGCACAGCAAGCCGCATCCATCTCGCCACCCGTGACCTTCAGGCAAATCTCTCGCAGACAATCGCAATCGGCGAGCTTGCCGACCGGATCGGCATGAGCAACTCTGCCTTCTTCGAACAGTTCAAGGCCGTGACCGGCACATCCCCGCTGCAATACCAAAAGGATCTGCGCCTTCTGAAAGCCCGCGACGCGCTCAGGTCAACCGATGCAAAAGTGTCGGAAATAGCTTTTTCCGTCGGCTATGAGAGCTCGGCGCAGTTCTCGCGCGAATACTCCCGCAAGTTTGGCAGATCTCCAAGGCAGGACCGCGATACCGCGACGCCGACCTAG
- a CDS encoding Hint domain-containing protein, protein MPRPSWLEDLLATLVGGRGNDRMGGTTGDDTMDAGEGDDTVAGEEGSDVIDGGLGNDVIYGDMGDGFAQGANASPLTLDINNIQSVVHDGSTGSVGNYAIFRDIAKLEDGTSISGRLILLEKSNANMSVEFGYTAGAEILLTGNQPGDQAKFRLEFFDPITGETVYLNSTATFNDIDDNSQTGDAEAVIIDGNSFTSFGISSDSSLTTGIDGNVVKATGSELNDYTDQDSWFSASFEDRSSIEFTLQTRVGLSGFTLSGDILDDPVTTIIEQGADTVLAGDGNDIVYGQGGNDSIMGEEGDDHLEGGDGDDVMDGGVGADTLIGGEGGDTLSGGDGDDYIEGGAGDDQLSTGIGNDTLIGGEGNDTLNNSAGDDSLVGGVGNDSIVATDGFDTLEGGDGDDTMYGGNDGDLLLGGADNDLMYGESGNDSLDGGDGNDVMDGGIGNDTLMGGLGADTISGGDGDDYIDGGDGDDSLTTGLGNDTLIGGAGNDTLRNSAGDDSLVGGTGDDSIVATDGNDTLEGGDGADTMYGGNDNDLLVGGSGADKMYGEADADTFQMSDGFGNDTISGGEAGNDSDHIDMSAVTSSVTVTYTGFEAGQITDGADTVTFSEIERLTLTNQGDVVDASVDNAGVNIDAGAGDDTITLGSGQDSIIGGAGDDRLILTQAGGVDTVGDFDLNDDDGNGFYNDQLDVSGLTGGSGVGGAVMTSDVVVSDDGFGNALLTFPGGEQLVLQGVTPAQMSSHNQLYSAGIPCFTPDVLLATRRGAVPAGQIRVGDLLQTADNGFQPVIWVGKRHLSSAELLQRPHLRPYCLRPGGILSPERPMLLSPQHRLIVSDRALMPDHSRDEKFISSKLLAEADPDFTCQIAHHAPVTYVHLMTEQHEVIFAEGIATETFWPGPEAIRGLSVDDMRELLTLFPDLAAVHGLAGEPGRSRVRGAYGDLARRSLRRRDIGHLHAA, encoded by the coding sequence ATGCCCCGTCCAAGTTGGCTCGAAGATCTCCTTGCTACTCTTGTCGGTGGCCGGGGTAATGACAGAATGGGCGGCACCACCGGTGACGATACCATGGATGCCGGTGAGGGAGACGATACCGTTGCCGGTGAGGAGGGCAGCGATGTCATCGACGGGGGCCTCGGCAATGACGTCATCTATGGCGACATGGGGGACGGTTTTGCGCAGGGGGCAAACGCATCACCGCTGACGCTCGACATCAACAACATCCAGAGCGTGGTCCATGACGGCAGCACCGGCTCCGTCGGGAACTATGCGATTTTCAGGGATATCGCCAAGCTTGAGGATGGCACCAGCATCTCCGGCAGGCTGATCCTGCTTGAAAAATCCAACGCCAATATGTCGGTTGAATTCGGCTATACCGCCGGCGCGGAAATCCTCTTGACCGGGAACCAGCCGGGGGATCAGGCCAAATTCCGGCTGGAGTTTTTTGATCCCATAACCGGTGAAACGGTCTATCTGAACTCGACCGCGACCTTCAACGACATTGATGACAACAGTCAAACCGGCGACGCCGAGGCGGTGATCATCGATGGCAACAGTTTCACCTCTTTTGGTATTTCCTCCGATTCCTCGCTGACCACGGGTATCGACGGAAATGTGGTCAAGGCCACCGGATCGGAACTGAACGATTATACGGATCAGGATTCCTGGTTCTCTGCCTCGTTTGAGGATCGTTCGTCGATCGAGTTCACCCTGCAGACCCGTGTCGGATTGTCGGGTTTTACCCTATCGGGTGATATTCTGGACGATCCGGTCACCACGATCATCGAACAGGGCGCCGATACCGTGCTGGCGGGCGACGGCAATGATATTGTCTACGGTCAGGGCGGCAATGACTCCATCATGGGCGAGGAGGGGGACGACCATCTGGAGGGCGGTGATGGCGATGACGTCATGGATGGCGGCGTCGGCGCGGATACCCTGATTGGCGGCGAGGGGGGCGATACCCTCTCCGGCGGTGACGGCGATGACTATATCGAAGGTGGTGCCGGTGATGACCAGCTGTCCACCGGAATTGGCAACGACACGCTGATCGGCGGCGAGGGCAATGACACCCTGAACAACTCGGCCGGCGATGACAGCCTGGTCGGCGGGGTTGGCAACGACAGCATCGTTGCGACCGACGGTTTTGACACGCTGGAAGGTGGCGATGGCGACGACACCATGTACGGGGGCAATGACGGCGACCTCCTGCTTGGCGGCGCCGACAACGACCTGATGTATGGCGAGTCCGGCAACGACAGCCTCGACGGCGGTGATGGCAACGACGTCATGGACGGCGGCATTGGCAACGATACGTTGATGGGTGGTCTCGGGGCCGATACCATCTCCGGTGGTGACGGGGATGATTACATTGATGGCGGCGATGGCGACGACAGCCTGACCACCGGCCTCGGGAATGACACGCTGATCGGGGGTGCAGGCAATGATACCCTGCGCAACTCGGCCGGTGACGACAGCCTGGTGGGCGGGACCGGCGATGACAGCATCGTCGCAACCGATGGCAACGACACGCTGGAAGGCGGCGATGGCGCCGACACGATGTACGGCGGCAATGACAACGACCTGCTGGTCGGGGGCAGCGGCGCTGACAAGATGTATGGCGAAGCGGATGCCGATACGTTCCAGATGTCGGACGGCTTTGGCAATGACACGATCTCGGGCGGTGAGGCCGGCAATGACTCCGACCACATCGACATGTCAGCAGTCACCAGCAGTGTCACGGTAACCTATACCGGGTTTGAAGCGGGGCAGATCACCGACGGCGCCGATACGGTCACCTTCAGCGAGATCGAACGGCTGACCCTGACGAACCAGGGCGATGTGGTTGATGCCTCCGTTGACAATGCCGGTGTCAATATTGATGCCGGTGCCGGGGATGACACCATCACGCTGGGTAGCGGCCAGGACTCGATCATCGGCGGCGCCGGCGATGACCGGCTGATCCTCACCCAGGCGGGCGGCGTTGATACCGTCGGCGATTTCGATCTCAACGATGACGATGGCAATGGCTTCTACAACGATCAGCTGGATGTTTCGGGGCTGACTGGTGGCAGCGGAGTCGGCGGCGCGGTCATGACCAGCGATGTTGTCGTTTCCGACGATGGTTTCGGCAATGCCCTGCTGACCTTTCCGGGTGGTGAACAATTGGTGCTGCAGGGGGTTACCCCCGCGCAGATGAGCAGCCACAATCAGCTCTATTCAGCGGGGATCCCCTGTTTTACCCCGGATGTCCTGCTTGCAACGCGGCGGGGGGCGGTTCCGGCCGGTCAGATCCGGGTCGGCGATCTGCTGCAAACCGCTGACAACGGCTTTCAGCCGGTGATCTGGGTCGGCAAGCGTCATCTCAGCTCGGCCGAGCTGCTGCAGCGCCCGCATCTGCGTCCCTATTGCCTGCGCCCCGGTGGGATCCTCTCGCCGGAGCGTCCGATGCTGCTGTCACCCCAGCATCGCCTGATTGTCAGTGATCGCGCCCTGATGCCGGATCATTCCCGCGACGAAAAGTTCATTTCGTCGAAATTGCTGGCCGAAGCTGATCCAGACTTCACCTGCCAGATCGCGCATCACGCACCCGTCACCTATGTGCATCTGATGACCGAGCAACATGAGGTTATCTTTGCCGAAGGCATCGCGACCGAAACTTTCTGGCCCGGCCCCGAGGCCATCCGAGGCCTTTCGGTCGATGATATGCGAGAGTTGCTGACCTTGTTCCCCGACCTCGCTGCGGTGCATGGGTTGGCCGGCGAGCCTGGACGTAGCCGCGTGCGCGGAGCCTATGGCGATCTTGCACGTCGATCCCTCAGGCGCCGCGACATCGGGCATCTGCACGCGGCCTGA